The region AGCCATGTTTTTATTGTGTGTTTTCAGTGGTGATACTGGCTTTACTGTGTGCTGCTGTTATCATTTCTATCTGAGGGTCACAATTATGCAGGTGGAAACTGGAAAGTGTAAAAtactccatattttaaaaaatgcaaacctaAAACCTAAACAAAAAGTGCCTAATTTATTTGCATAAAGTATTTTGCGCTTGCTATTGGAAATACAGGACCTgcagcatttaaaaaagaatatttttcacaattttttaatAAAGTTCACAGTATTATCCAGTATCTTTTTTGCAGATGGAAATGAAAAAATTCCGTAACCAAAAAGGGTTAATACTCCATGGAAACCATCCTCGTTATGGTACCAGCTGACTCGAACACCATTGTCCTCTAATCGTTTCTTGTACAACAGTCCATCATCCCTAAGCACATCAAATTCACAGGTCAAAATATAAGACTCAGGAAGCTGGCTAACAATAGCATCTTCAGCTAAAAGTGGGGAAAACATTACCTCTAACATTTGTTTAATCACTTCATGAACGTCATGCTTATATTTATATGAAGGCGGTTTCTGTGGTTTATAGCCTCTGATCTTAAATTCCTCAGGAATATTGTCTGCACTTATCCATTTCTTATACTTCAGTTTCATATCCTCAGGAACGTGGGAACTCTTCAGGACATCTTCCACTACTGATGTGTCCTTACTGAGATAACGTAAACAAAAGTAGACAACGCGATCCCGGAACAAGATGGGAACTGAGCGGTTCTGCTGATACGAAGGCAAATAAAAGTCCAGCCCCTGGAGGCCTGGATAGATCAAAACCTGAGCACGTATTTTTGGGAGGTCTGTCCTGCTCACCAGTATTTGGCAAATAGCAGTAGCGAAATTAGCTCCACAACTGTCCCCACAAAGGATGATGCGGGCAGGATCCACCTGATAATCTTCCACTTTCCTCATAAAGTG is a window of Emys orbicularis isolate rEmyOrb1 chromosome 22, rEmyOrb1.hap1, whole genome shotgun sequence DNA encoding:
- the LOC135893631 gene encoding arylacetamide deacetylase-like 4; the encoded protein is MGFVCAPLTLIGVIWISPFLLTVLFIWAICYDLFKSELPPGIDQPLKLRFYHSLLVMTAVLGRILEKLGICRDISLLRFMLDGIPPLWRDSKLLIRDLKFAEVPVRVYQAKAPSVGQRRGVLYFHGGAGTLGSINAFERVCRYIARETDAVVVSVGYRLAPEFLYPSQYWDCLNATIHFMRKVEDYQVDPARIILCGDSCGANFATAICQILVSRTDLPKIRAQVLIYPGLQGLDFYLPSYQQNRSVPILFRDRVVYFCLRYLSKDTSVVEDVLKSSHVPEDMKLKYKKWISADNIPEEFKIRGYKPQKPPSYKYKHDVHEVIKQMLEVMFSPLLAEDAIVSQLPESYILTCEFDVLRDDGLLYKKRLEDNGVRVSWYHNEDGFHGVLTLFGYGIFSFPSAKKILDNTVNFIKKL